One segment of Rhodopirellula baltica SH 1 DNA contains the following:
- a CDS encoding tRNA-binding protein — translation MSLITWQEFENVDVRVGTITLVEDFPEARKPAYKITVDFGEELGTKRTSAQITVHYTKEELLGRQILGVVNFPPKQIGPITSEFLLTGLYREDGSVILAVPDKAMPNGAKLG, via the coding sequence ATGTCGCTCATCACTTGGCAAGAATTCGAAAACGTTGACGTGCGCGTGGGCACAATCACGCTGGTCGAGGACTTTCCAGAGGCCCGCAAGCCCGCGTACAAAATCACTGTCGATTTTGGCGAGGAGCTGGGGACCAAACGAACCAGCGCCCAGATCACGGTGCACTACACCAAAGAAGAATTGCTCGGACGCCAGATCCTCGGCGTGGTCAATTTCCCGCCCAAGCAGATTGGACCGATCACGTCTGAGTTTTTGCTCACAGGACTGTACCGTGAAGATGGATCAGTCATTCTCGCGGTTCCGGACAAAGCAATGCCCAACGGTGCCAAACTCGGCTGA
- a CDS encoding helix-turn-helix domain-containing protein, with translation MTLAMEHHFDQAVESQMRNFFRTLGEKDRRRYAAIEARKLPFGGIRYIAKVLGCCENTIASGIKELESLADGDPLEGRQRVEGGGRPKKN, from the coding sequence ATGACACTTGCAATGGAACACCACTTCGACCAAGCGGTCGAATCCCAGATGCGAAACTTTTTTCGGACTCTCGGCGAGAAGGATCGTCGACGCTACGCAGCGATCGAAGCCAGGAAGCTTCCTTTCGGAGGCATCCGCTACATCGCCAAAGTACTTGGCTGCTGTGAGAACACGATCGCAAGTGGCATCAAAGAGCTGGAGAGCCTTGCTGATGGTGATCCCCTGGAAGGACGCCAGCGAGTCGAAGGAGGTGGCCGCCCAAAAAAGAACTGA
- a CDS encoding DUF4142 domain-containing protein, with protein MLKLRFTVAAAALTVLTGLPVANAQQGTNGGSILDGQLQTQQDQTDSGRYEARRTSTDSRQQQPTVTQAIVQKLQKANENEIELAKMAMQKTDHDELKQLTQTIVRDHEALNQKLRQFSNQNQAGSQGQRVPAQLCQIAEQACDNAMKMTKDMLTKYEGQDFQMAFLGQQCVAHTMMLAELKAIESTGPQELQPIAQEAISKVEKHLEKAKQLAKKLEDDEKQRS; from the coding sequence CTGCCCGTCGCCAACGCCCAGCAAGGAACCAATGGTGGTTCGATTCTCGATGGACAACTTCAAACCCAACAGGATCAAACCGACTCGGGACGCTATGAGGCACGACGAACGTCGACCGATAGTCGTCAACAGCAGCCAACGGTCACGCAAGCGATCGTGCAAAAGCTGCAAAAGGCCAATGAGAATGAGATCGAGTTAGCAAAGATGGCGATGCAGAAAACCGACCACGACGAACTGAAGCAGTTGACTCAAACGATCGTCCGCGACCACGAAGCACTCAACCAAAAGTTGCGGCAATTCAGCAATCAGAATCAGGCCGGTTCACAAGGCCAGCGGGTGCCCGCCCAACTTTGTCAGATCGCGGAACAAGCCTGTGACAACGCGATGAAGATGACCAAGGACATGCTGACCAAGTACGAAGGTCAGGATTTCCAAATGGCTTTTCTGGGCCAGCAATGTGTGGCTCACACGATGATGTTGGCGGAACTGAAGGCGATTGAAAGCACCGGGCCGCAGGAATTGCAGCCGATTGCTCAAGAGGCCATTTCGAAAGTCGAGAAGCATCTTGAGAAAGCCAAGCAATTGGCGAAGAAACTGGAGGACGACGAAAAGCAACGGTCCTAG
- a CDS encoding ISAzo13 family transposase, with amino-acid sequence MNELRAVIQDNTAGSPTVPGLKWTHLSVAEIVRELFQRGIKVANEVVSRLLGEMGFKTRQQVKSKTKAPSRDRDEQFEKIEKSIEDYKNTGDPVFSIDSKRKESLGEVHRSGDVIANQAAEVLDHDLPAYRDGEVTPHGIYDVQENTGHVTVTTGSDTGEFAVASFQRYWEEVGSVQHASAKRILLLCDCGGSNSYRSNTLKYHLQELSNELGLPIQVAHYPVHCSKYNPIERREFSHVERAFSGRIFSTASDVAEAAESTSTQTGLNITTAELPEFQPVRKSGKRVPKPPNVEYDKDLPDYNYTFNPQ; translated from the coding sequence ATGAATGAGTTGCGGGCAGTGATCCAAGACAATACTGCCGGTAGTCCCACCGTGCCTGGCTTGAAGTGGACGCATCTGTCGGTCGCTGAGATTGTCAGAGAATTGTTCCAGCGAGGAATCAAGGTTGCAAACGAAGTGGTTTCTCGTTTGCTCGGCGAGATGGGGTTCAAGACTCGCCAGCAGGTGAAATCAAAAACCAAGGCGCCAAGTCGCGACCGTGACGAGCAGTTTGAAAAGATCGAGAAGTCCATCGAGGACTACAAAAACACGGGAGATCCTGTGTTTAGCATTGATAGCAAACGAAAGGAATCGCTGGGTGAAGTCCACCGTAGCGGCGACGTGATTGCCAATCAGGCAGCGGAAGTTCTCGACCATGATCTACCAGCTTACCGTGATGGCGAAGTCACACCGCATGGGATCTACGACGTGCAAGAAAACACGGGGCACGTGACAGTGACCACAGGTAGCGACACCGGTGAATTTGCGGTGGCATCGTTTCAACGGTACTGGGAAGAAGTTGGTTCGGTCCAGCACGCCTCGGCCAAGCGAATTCTCCTCTTGTGTGATTGTGGTGGCAGCAACAGCTACCGTTCAAACACGCTCAAGTACCATCTTCAGGAACTGTCCAATGAACTCGGGTTGCCGATTCAAGTGGCCCACTATCCGGTTCATTGCTCGAAATACAATCCGATTGAACGGCGAGAGTTTAGCCACGTCGAACGAGCGTTTTCAGGCCGAATTTTTTCAACAGCCTCGGACGTAGCAGAGGCTGCTGAATCAACATCCACCCAGACCGGGTTGAACATCACCACAGCAGAACTCCCCGAATTCCAGCCTGTTCGCAAGAGCGGGAAAAGAGTGCCGAAACCACCGAACGTGGAATACGACAAAGATCTCCCCGACTACAACTACACGTTCAACCCACAGTAG
- a CDS encoding arylsulfatase, protein MNRVICTSTSSFQTVCQRHFRAALWITFAIVTLASSGWSAAEDRPNILVIMVDDMGFSDIGPYGSEIPTPHLDALAANGAKFSQFYNTGRCCPTRAALLTGLYSHQTGIGWMTTDQKVEGYRGRLNDQCVTIGEVLGQAGYFTAMTGKWHVGFKQGVTPWGRGFDRSLNLPAGGLHFFNQTGSKGGTKLFLNGHEVAKDDPQFDPPWYGSDLWTEQGIEFIDEAIAEDKPFFWYLAHVAPHFPCMAPEATIAKYRGKYMDGWDKLREERYARQIQSGLIDASWSLEPRPEQIPAWESLSQEEKERYDDMMAIYAAMIEEIDKNIGKLVSALDSRGKLDNTLILFLSDNGGNAEAGVSGRYEGDSPGDPHSDVFIGRCWAHLNNTPFRKYKHYNHEGGIATPLIAHWPDKIQPSTDQKAWIKTPTHVIDLMATCVDLAKAEYPTQFKGNEIHPLEGQSLQPLLTGQGEFAERALYWEHEGNAAVRVGNRKLVRQGARGEWELFDLGADRTEQVNLAADNPDEVSNLQKQWRQWAKSHQVLPKPTKQKKKK, encoded by the coding sequence ATGAACCGTGTCATCTGCACTTCGACATCATCCTTTCAGACGGTTTGCCAAAGACATTTCCGGGCGGCGTTGTGGATCACTTTTGCGATCGTGACACTGGCGTCGTCTGGATGGTCCGCTGCGGAAGATCGTCCGAACATCCTGGTGATCATGGTGGACGACATGGGCTTTTCGGACATCGGACCGTACGGCAGTGAAATCCCAACGCCGCACTTGGATGCGTTGGCCGCAAACGGTGCCAAGTTCTCTCAGTTCTACAACACCGGTCGTTGTTGCCCAACGCGAGCCGCTTTGCTCACCGGGCTCTACTCTCATCAAACTGGGATTGGTTGGATGACAACGGACCAAAAGGTGGAAGGGTATCGAGGCCGACTCAATGATCAGTGTGTCACGATTGGCGAAGTTCTTGGGCAAGCCGGCTACTTCACTGCGATGACGGGAAAATGGCATGTGGGTTTCAAGCAGGGAGTCACGCCTTGGGGGCGAGGATTTGATCGAAGTTTGAATTTGCCGGCTGGTGGTTTGCACTTTTTCAATCAGACGGGATCCAAGGGAGGCACCAAACTGTTCCTCAATGGTCACGAGGTTGCCAAGGATGATCCGCAATTCGATCCACCGTGGTACGGATCCGACCTGTGGACCGAGCAAGGGATCGAGTTCATCGACGAAGCGATCGCGGAAGACAAGCCGTTTTTCTGGTACCTCGCCCATGTTGCACCCCATTTTCCGTGCATGGCGCCGGAAGCAACGATCGCGAAATATCGCGGCAAGTACATGGACGGCTGGGACAAGTTGCGAGAGGAACGGTACGCACGCCAGATCCAATCCGGGTTGATTGACGCAAGTTGGAGCTTGGAACCTCGGCCCGAGCAAATCCCCGCGTGGGAATCGTTGTCGCAAGAAGAGAAAGAACGCTACGACGACATGATGGCGATCTATGCGGCGATGATCGAAGAGATCGACAAGAACATTGGAAAGTTGGTGTCTGCTTTGGACAGTCGCGGCAAACTCGACAACACGTTGATCCTATTTTTGTCTGACAACGGCGGCAACGCGGAGGCTGGTGTGAGTGGCCGATACGAAGGCGACTCACCGGGGGATCCGCATTCTGACGTGTTCATCGGCCGTTGTTGGGCTCACTTGAACAACACCCCTTTTCGCAAGTACAAGCATTACAACCACGAAGGCGGCATCGCGACGCCGTTGATCGCGCATTGGCCGGACAAGATTCAGCCATCAACCGACCAGAAGGCTTGGATCAAAACGCCCACCCATGTCATTGACTTGATGGCGACGTGTGTTGATTTGGCGAAGGCGGAGTACCCCACTCAGTTCAAGGGCAACGAGATTCACCCGCTCGAAGGGCAAAGTCTTCAGCCATTGCTGACAGGTCAAGGCGAATTCGCAGAGCGTGCTTTGTACTGGGAACACGAAGGCAATGCCGCAGTCCGTGTCGGCAACCGCAAGTTGGTTCGCCAAGGCGCGCGAGGAGAATGGGAG